Within the Laribacter hongkongensis DSM 14985 genome, the region GCGTAGGCCGCCAGCAGCACCGGGGTCAGCAGGTCCAGCGGCGTGTCGCACACCCGGATTTCCACCGTGCCGTATTCCGGCTTCGGGCGCACGTCCCAGTAAAAGTCCTTCATGCTCGCCACGATGCCCAGCTGCTGCATGCGGACAAAATAATCGTTGAAACCGGCCCAGTCGGTGACGCAGGGCAGCGTGCCCGACAGCGGAAAGGCATTGACGCTGGTCTGGCGCGAACTCTGGAACAGCGTGTCCACGCCCTGGTAGTAGGGAGAAGCGGCCGACAGGGCAATGAAGTGCGGAATGTAGCGGGCAAGGAAATGCGCCAGCCGGATGGCCTGGTCGCCGTCCGGGCAGCCGATGTGGATGTGCTGGCCGTAGACCGTGAACTGCTGCGCCAGATAGCCGTACAGCTCCGACACCAGCAGATAGCGCTCCTTGGGGTAGATGCGCTGCTCGCTCCAGTGCTGGAACGGATGCGCGCCGCCGCCCGCCAGTCCGAGGTTGAGCGTATCGGCCGCGCGCACCAGCACCGCGCGGATGGCATCCAGCTCCTCGAGCATGGCGCGCGTGCGGGTATGGATGGCCGTACCGATCTCGATCATGCCCTGGGTGATTTCCGGCTTGATGTCAAAGCCGTGGTCTTCGCGCCCGATCAGGCGCAGCAGGTCGTCAGAACCCCGGGTCAGGTTGTAGTCGTGCCGGTTGACGATCATGAGTTCCAGCTCCACCCCCAGTGTCAGGGGCTGGCTGGCGCAAAAATCCAGCATGGGTGCGTCCTCCTTTGCGTCAGTCCGAAGCCTCGCCCGCCTGGCGCAGGGCCAGTTGCGTCAGCGACGGCCCGGCCAGTTCGGTCAGCGTCAGCACCGTGATGGCCAGCGCCATGCTGCCGGCCGGCAGCAGCAGGCTGCCCAGCCACGGCAACAGCAGCAGGCCGGGAGCGCCGCTGCTCATCGGGGTCTGTGCCAGTGCCAGCCACAGGGTCCGGCGTCCACGGAGCCCGCTGCGGCGGGCCAGCAGCACCAGCGGCAACCACTGGCACAGCAGGCGCAGGGCGATGTAGCCGGCAGCCACCAGCCCTGCCTGTGGCAGCAGGCGCCAGTCAAACTGCGAGCCGGTGAAGATGAACAGGGCGATCAGCAGGATCGGCGTCCAGTTCAGCGGCGCAGGTTCGGTGACTGCGTAATGGCGGTCGAGATTGCGCACGGTCAGACCGTAGACCAGCGCCGCCAGTGCCGGCAGCAGCGCCAGCTCACCACCCAGCCCGGTCAACAGTGTCAGGCCACCGAGCAGCAGTGCCTGCCGGGCCACGTATTGCCGGTAGCCCAGCCATTTCGACAGGTGCAGGGTCAGCACGCCCAGCACCAGCCCGGCCAGCACGGCTGCCAGCAGCGGCAGGGCCGCGTGGCTGAACACGGTGGCGGGCGAAGCACCCTGACTGGCCTGGAGCCAGCCCAGTGCCAGGGCAAAGCAGGCAAAGCCGACCAGGTTGCCCAGCCCGGTCAGGGCCAGCAACCGTTCGGTCAGCAGGCCCTCGGCACGGGTATCACGCAGGATCGACAGCAGGACGGCCGGCGCACTGCCCATGCCGAGCGACGCCAGCAGCAGCGCCTGCGCTGCCGGCCAGCCCAGTCCGGTCAGGTACAGGCCCAGTACGCCGCCCAGCAGGGCCGAACTGGCCAGTGAGGCTGCCAGGATGTGCCGTTCGCGCCAGAGCCACGCCAGGTCGATCCGGCGGCCGACCTCGAACAGCGCCAGCCCCAGTGCC harbors:
- a CDS encoding YbdK family carboxylate-amine ligase; protein product: MLDFCASQPLTLGVELELMIVNRHDYNLTRGSDDLLRLIGREDHGFDIKPEITQGMIEIGTAIHTRTRAMLEELDAIRAVLVRAADTLNLGLAGGGAHPFQHWSEQRIYPKERYLLVSELYGYLAQQFTVYGQHIHIGCPDGDQAIRLAHFLARYIPHFIALSAASPYYQGVDTLFQSSRQTSVNAFPLSGTLPCVTDWAGFNDYFVRMQQLGIVASMKDFYWDVRPKPEYGTVEIRVCDTPLDLLTPVLLAAYAQMLARECMESGWQAIHGDNYLAYSYNRFQACRFGFEGLILNPADNGQVSLQQDLVTTLTRLEPQAAALGCEAERQQLLARALARDNPSRQLRTLYERSGSLNDLVRRQSAVWMRDAATL
- a CDS encoding cation:proton antiporter domain-containing protein → MSTLLPHLSPLTAFGLLLLLGVVAGQLIFRTARLPGVTGYLLGGFLIGPHALDLLGAPLIQSTQPVMQLALGLALFEVGRRIDLAWLWRERHILAASLASSALLGGVLGLYLTGLGWPAAQALLLASLGMGSAPAVLLSILRDTRAEGLLTERLLALTGLGNLVGFACFALALGWLQASQGASPATVFSHAALPLLAAVLAGLVLGVLTLHLSKWLGYRQYVARQALLLGGLTLLTGLGGELALLPALAALVYGLTVRNLDRHYAVTEPAPLNWTPILLIALFIFTGSQFDWRLLPQAGLVAAGYIALRLLCQWLPLVLLARRSGLRGRRTLWLALAQTPMSSGAPGLLLLPWLGSLLLPAGSMALAITVLTLTELAGPSLTQLALRQAGEASD